The following proteins are co-located in the Silene latifolia isolate original U9 population chromosome 1, ASM4854445v1, whole genome shotgun sequence genome:
- the LOC141607422 gene encoding uncharacterized protein LOC141607422, which produces MATKYIVEALTGSFVIAYVCDNLMSDQKIFGGMTQSTVSNKELWPETNKAWLRTAGPPVVMNPISR; this is translated from the exons ATGGCAACGAAGTACATCGTCGAAGCACTCACCGGATCTTTTGTAATTGCTTATGTCTGCGATAATCTAATGTCTGATCAGAAGATTTTCGGag GAATGACGCAATCGACGGTGTCGAATAAGGAATTGTGGCCTGAAACGAACAAGGCATGGCTGAGAACTGCGGGTCCACCTGTTGTTATGAATCCTATCAGTCGTTAG